In Planctomycetia bacterium, one DNA window encodes the following:
- a CDS encoding MMPL family transporter, with the protein MSDPLPFAIRRPRLTLGLVLLAALVAAPGLTKLRLRTDGHALVPHDAPQVQIDRAIRAEFGLTDPIVVVLRSDGPDGIYNATTLSQLANLTRSLQQLEGVDPDDVSSLATEKSHRVRTGTLNFLDLLDPLPQTPAELTTLRDDVRRIDLYRGTLVSRDERAAAIYVGVREATERLPLYHRIRQVVQDCGIDPQTVHITGSPVAESLLGTHILEDLGVPVTLIDPRCASLSEPAARSPRDLESLRLWIAHHVGLLPIAIAVMTIVFIIAFRSLAAVALTWLKIVSCLIIVFGIMGWIGSPIYLTTAVIPVILIAIGVSDEVHLFNRYARRLADATPQNGESTSRWTSERAGHNLAAALGEVRRPIILTSVTTAIAFLSFVLSPLEPVRAFGLFTALGAMVCLAWALTGTPAAAVLLHPRWFHRANRSGETHSDRPSRLVRLGLAVARRPREVAGALVVVLGLASLGIGRVEIQDSWIDGFSPASRFHRDTRLFNDAFLGMHVLYVCVDTGAETLKGTLNESQIDHFALGLPGDLASDPASLIGRRVELSRDGPPPENNTIMTPVHTTRIKTAARQGDRIVVGIERLDGSPRFTMGIQKGELIRFEIRRRRLTDPTTLTAVRELERFLAARAEDRVGGALGPAAYVETTSYLARGRLDEARTIPKDASQLDFVWKWFANLRGPRRTRATIDADYARGIISVYMNHANFRDTARLIGAIRHYERDHLAPIGLSLSLAGDVAVSQALIAAIVSTEVRSVSLSLLGVLVVCVVITRSLKWGLLSILPCGLAVPINFAIMGWCGIPLGVATSMFAAMTIGIGVDYAIHFVERFRREQAAGLDAPDAVSRSLGVAGGGILIDALSVGLGFSVLMLSQVPANARLAIMVVASIATCLLATLCVLPVALLSRRIAAD; encoded by the coding sequence ATGTCCGACCCCTTGCCCTTCGCGATTCGCCGCCCACGTTTGACGCTCGGCCTTGTGCTGCTGGCGGCGCTTGTCGCGGCACCGGGCCTGACGAAACTCCGCCTGCGAACCGACGGCCACGCGCTGGTGCCGCACGATGCGCCGCAGGTTCAGATCGACCGCGCGATCCGAGCCGAGTTCGGTCTCACCGATCCCATCGTCGTGGTGCTTCGCTCCGATGGACCCGACGGCATCTACAACGCGACCACCCTCTCGCAGCTTGCGAATCTGACCCGCTCGCTTCAGCAGCTTGAAGGCGTCGACCCCGACGACGTCAGCAGTCTCGCCACCGAGAAGAGCCACCGCGTCCGAACGGGCACCCTCAATTTCCTCGACCTGCTCGATCCCCTTCCGCAGACGCCGGCGGAACTCACCACGCTGCGCGACGACGTGCGCCGAATTGATCTGTACCGCGGAACGCTCGTCTCGCGCGATGAGCGCGCCGCGGCCATCTACGTCGGCGTGCGCGAAGCGACCGAGCGCCTGCCGCTTTACCATCGCATCCGGCAGGTGGTGCAAGACTGCGGGATCGATCCGCAGACCGTTCACATCACCGGCTCACCGGTGGCCGAATCGCTGCTGGGTACTCACATTCTGGAAGATCTCGGCGTACCGGTCACCCTGATCGATCCTCGCTGCGCATCCCTTTCGGAGCCGGCGGCCCGGTCGCCGCGCGACCTGGAATCGCTTCGGCTCTGGATCGCGCACCACGTCGGCCTGCTGCCGATCGCCATCGCTGTCATGACGATTGTCTTTATCATCGCGTTTCGCAGCCTCGCCGCCGTCGCCCTCACCTGGCTCAAAATCGTCTCCTGCCTGATCATCGTCTTTGGAATCATGGGATGGATCGGTTCGCCCATCTACCTCACGACCGCCGTGATTCCCGTGATTCTCATCGCCATCGGCGTCTCCGACGAAGTCCACCTGTTCAATCGCTATGCGCGCCGTCTCGCGGACGCCACGCCACAGAACGGGGAGTCAACTTCGCGTTGGACGAGCGAGCGCGCCGGGCACAATCTGGCCGCCGCGCTGGGTGAAGTGCGCCGGCCGATCATCCTGACCTCCGTCACCACGGCGATTGCGTTCCTCTCGTTTGTGCTGTCACCGCTGGAGCCCGTCCGCGCCTTCGGTCTTTTCACCGCGCTGGGCGCGATGGTTTGCCTCGCCTGGGCGCTGACCGGCACGCCCGCCGCCGCCGTCCTCTTGCATCCACGCTGGTTTCATCGAGCCAATCGCTCCGGTGAAACCCACTCCGATCGGCCGTCCCGGCTCGTCCGTTTGGGCTTGGCGGTCGCCCGCCGCCCGCGCGAAGTGGCGGGGGCGCTCGTCGTCGTTCTGGGTCTTGCCTCGCTGGGTATCGGGCGCGTCGAGATTCAGGACAGCTGGATCGACGGTTTCTCCCCCGCCAGTCGATTTCATCGCGACACGCGGCTATTCAATGACGCGTTCCTCGGCATGCACGTGCTCTATGTGTGCGTCGATACCGGCGCGGAAACCCTGAAAGGCACCCTGAACGAGTCCCAAATCGACCATTTCGCGCTCGGCCTGCCCGGCGATCTGGCGAGCGACCCCGCCTCGCTGATCGGTCGCCGCGTGGAGCTGTCGCGCGACGGCCCGCCGCCGGAAAATAACACAATCATGACACCTGTTCACACCACGCGCATCAAGACCGCCGCGCGGCAGGGTGACCGGATCGTCGTCGGCATCGAGCGGCTCGACGGCTCGCCGCGTTTCACCATGGGCATTCAAAAGGGAGAGTTGATTCGTTTCGAGATCCGACGGCGCCGCCTGACCGATCCGACGACGCTCACGGCCGTGCGCGAGCTGGAGCGATTCCTCGCCGCGCGCGCCGAAGACCGCGTCGGCGGCGCGCTGGGCCCCGCCGCCTACGTCGAGACGACGAGTTACCTCGCGCGCGGCCGCCTGGACGAAGCTCGCACGATCCCGAAAGACGCAAGCCAGCTCGACTTCGTCTGGAAGTGGTTCGCCAACCTCCGCGGGCCGCGGCGCACCCGCGCCACGATCGATGCCGACTACGCACGAGGAATCATCAGCGTGTACATGAACCACGCCAACTTTCGCGACACCGCGCGCCTGATCGGCGCAATCCGCCATTACGAGCGCGACCATCTCGCTCCGATCGGCCTGTCGCTCTCTCTCGCCGGGGACGTCGCCGTCAGCCAGGCGCTCATTGCCGCCATCGTCTCGACCGAGGTGCGATCCGTCTCGCTTTCACTTCTGGGTGTGCTGGTTGTATGCGTTGTCATCACGCGATCACTGAAATGGGGACTGCTGTCGATTCTCCCGTGCGGCCTCGCCGTGCCCATCAACTTCGCCATCATGGGCTGGTGCGGTATTCCACTCGGCGTCGCCACGTCGATGTTTGCCGCCATGACCATCGGCATCGGCGTGGATTACGCCATTCATTTTGTCGAACGCTTTCGCCGGGAACAGGCCGCCGGCCTCGATGCGCCCGATGCAGTCAGCCGGTCGCTCGGCGTCGCCGGCGGCGGCATTCTCATCGACGCGTTGAGCGTGGGGCTGGGATTCTCCGTGCTGATGCTTTCACAGGTTCCCGCGAACGCCCGCCTTGCGATCATGGTGGTGGCGAGCATCGCGACCTGTCTGCTGGCCACGCTTTGCGTCCTGCCTGTAGCCCTGCTCTCACGCCGAATCGCGGCCGACTAA
- a CDS encoding DoxX family protein — MSHGTIRIKLADVGLLLIRCMVGVVMAFHGSQKLFGVFGGHGINGMIGYLQSKNVPLPTVSAWAAALAEFAGGLVLIAGVGVRAVVPFTVFTMLVAAFMSHGGAFDSQKGGMEYPLTLAVVMLGILLTGPGALTARRLGKL, encoded by the coding sequence ATGTCTCACGGAACGATTCGCATCAAACTCGCCGACGTCGGCCTGTTGCTGATTCGCTGCATGGTCGGCGTGGTCATGGCCTTTCACGGGTCGCAGAAGCTCTTCGGCGTCTTCGGCGGCCACGGCATCAACGGCATGATCGGCTACCTGCAATCGAAGAACGTGCCGCTGCCAACCGTCAGCGCGTGGGCCGCGGCGCTGGCGGAGTTCGCCGGCGGGCTGGTGTTGATCGCGGGCGTCGGTGTGCGGGCCGTTGTGCCGTTCACGGTGTTCACGATGCTCGTCGCCGCGTTCATGTCGCACGGCGGCGCGTTCGATTCCCAAAAGGGCGGCATGGAGTACCCGCTGACGCTGGCCGTCGTCATGCTCGGAATCCTGCTCACCGGCCCGGGGGCGCTGACGGCGAGGCGGCTCGGAAAGCTGTAA